A section of the Festucalex cinctus isolate MCC-2025b chromosome 9, RoL_Fcin_1.0, whole genome shotgun sequence genome encodes:
- the nfkb1 gene encoding nuclear factor NF-kappa-B p105 subunit isoform X2, with product MAGDDEHFFRVSSQILDTLMMEPSWDLPQLPAAAAQINPPSSARTEDGPFLHILEQPKQRGFRFRYGCEGPSHGGLPGASSEKNKKTYPAVKICNYQGPARVVVQLVTALTPLPRLHAHSLVGKQCDKGVCVLDVTPNDDSITFPNLGIQHVTKKNVAKTLEERMCQAVRMGYNLGVAIHPDVDAPRPDARVPRQLSDVHRGAVGGAACVQAKEMDLSVVRLMFTAFLPDSDGAFTRPLQPVLSHPIYDSKAPNASNLKIVRMDRTAGCVSGGEEVYLLCDKVQKDDIQVRFFEEDDSGLTWEALGDFSPTDVHRQFAIVFKTPKYRDQNLQKPTSVLVQLKRKSDDKEEVQRKRQKTLPNFQDFGGSGGLYRGGPGAAGGPGSAGGGYFHGLSTFNYGGGTGGGACPGGYMAGLEGGGVKRGSCAGDLPDDDNDDDDADPDDDSAAASCGPASPVFLYAATGDAAYLLASQLPAMAAQDDDGDTGLHLAVLHGQQAALESLTRALPPEDPILNARNRLYQTALHLAVTMQQPAAAQALLAAGADPTLGDARGDTPLHLAARRGRGHMLRLLLRHDTIRRNVNACNADGLCAIHVCVTANQLRSLRELLEGGADVEARDRGSGRTALHLAAEADNVSLAGCLLLEGNAKVDCCTFDSSTPLHMAAGRGSVKMTALLMAAGADPRKENLEPLFYKDEDDNDDDDEGYVPGTSPINVAASEQVLELLNGRQYRPKWPDVALPPPHAHLLEGRSVFLCAAVGPERLSASLMTALHAAVAADDRWEQLSDALGLGVLKAAFAVSSDPVRTLLHSFQACGSTLQDLAAALTSVGSRRALSVLEEALRCREEQTAAGEQKAECILFYFFHVSVATTTQPESPPLSRPSNGTS from the exons agGATGGCCCCTTCCTGCACATCCTGGAGCAGCCGAAACAG CGAGGCTTCCGCTTCCGTTACGGCTGCGAGGGTCCTTCTCACGGCGGCCTGCCGGGAGCCTCCAGCgagaagaacaagaagacgTATCCCGCCGTCAAG ATATGCAACTACCAGGGTCCGGCCCGCGTGGTGGTTCAGCTGGTGACGGCGCTGACGCCGCTGCCTCGGCTGCACGCACACAGTCTGGTGGGCAAGCAGTGCGACAAAGGCGTCTGCGTCCTCGACGTCACCCCTAACGACGACAGCATCac TTTCCCCAACTTGGGCATCCAACACGTGACCAAAAAGAACGTGGCCAAGACGTTGGAGGAGCGCATGTGCCAGGCCGTGCGCATGGGATACAACTTGGGGGTCGCCATCCACCCGGACGTCGACGCCCCTCGTCCCGATGCCCGCGTGCCCCGACAGCTCTCCG ATGTGCATCGCGGCGCCGTTGGCGGGGCGGCGTGCGTGCAGGCCAAAGAGATGGACCTGAGCGTGGTGCGCCTCATGTTCACCGCCTTCCTCCCCGATAGCGACGGCGCCTTCACCAGGCCGCTCCAACCCGTCCTCTCGCACCCCATCTACGACAGCA AGGCTCCGAACGCATCCAACCTAAAGATCGTGCGCATGGACCGCACGGCGGGCTGTGTCAGTGGCGGAGAGGAAGTCTACCTGCTGTGTGACAAAGTCCAGAAAG ACGACATCCAGGTGCGCTTCTTCGAGGAAGACGACTCAGGTCTGACCTGGGAAGCGCTGGGAGATTTCTCGCCCACCGACGTCCACCGACAG TTTGCCATCGTGTTCAAGACGCCCAAGTACCGCGACCAGAATCTGCAGAAGCCCACATCGGTCCTGGTGCAGCTCAAGAGGAAGTCAGACG ACAAAGAGGAGGTGCAGAGGAAGCGTCAGAAGACGTTGCCCAACTTCCAGGACttcggcggcagcggcggtctGTACCGAGGCGGTCCGGGAGCGGCGGGAGGACCCGGTTCCGCCggaggag GTTACTTCCACGGTTTGTCCACCTTCAACTACGGGGGAGGAACCGGAGGCGGAGCTTGTCCCGGCGGCTACATGGCGGGCCTTGAAGGAGGCGGAGTCAAACGTG GAAGTTGTGCTGGCGACTTGCCAGACGAcgacaacgacgacgacgacgcagATCCCGACGACGACTCGGCGGCGGCAAGCTGCGGGCCCGCCTCGCCCGTTTTCCTGTACGCCGCCACGGGCGACGCGGCGTACCTGCTGGCCTCGCAGCTCCCCGCGATGGCGGCGCAGGACGACGACGGAGACAC GGGACTCCACCTGGCCGTCCTCCACGGCCAGCAAGCGGCGCTGGAGAGTCTGACGCGGGCGCTGCCGCCGGAGGACCCGATTCTCAACGCCAGGAATCGACTCTATCAG ACGGCCCTGCACCTGGCGGTGACGATGCAGCAGCCGGCGGCGGCGCAGGCGCTGCTGGCAGCGGGCGCCGACCCCACGCTGGGCGACGCGCGCGGCGACACGCCGCTGCACTTGGcggcgcgccgggggcggggccaCATGCTGCGCCTGCTCTTGCGCCACGACACCATCAGACGCAACGTCAACGCCTGCAACGCCGACG GCCTGTGCGCCATCCACGTCTGTGTGACGGCCAATCAGCTGCGGTCCCTGCGGGAGCTGCTGGAGGGCGGGGCCGACGTGGAGGCTCGGGATCGGGGCAGCGGGAGGACGGCCCTCCACCTCGCCGCTGAGGCCGACAACGTGTCGCTCGCCGGCTGCCTGCTGCTGGAG GGCAATGCCAAGGTGGACTGCTGCACCTTCGACAGCTCCACCCCGCTACACATGGCCGCCGGGCGGGGCTCCGTCAAGATGACGGCGCTGCTCATGGCGGCAG GTGCAGATCCTCGCAAGGAGAACCTGGAGCCGCTCTTCTACAAGGATGAAGATGAtaatgatgacgacgacgagggCTACGTTCCCGGGACCAGCCCCATCAACGTGGCCGCGTCCGAGCAG GTGTTGGAGCTTCTCAACGGCCGCCAGTACCGACCCAAATGGCCCGACGTGGCTCTCCCGCCGCCTCATGCTCACCTCCTGGAGGGACGTTCA gtttttttgtgcgcgGCAGTCGGACCGGAGCGTCTGAGCGCCTCGCTGATGACGGCGCTGCACGCCGCCGTGGCCGCCGACGACCGCTGGGAGCAGTTGTCGGATGCACTGGGCCTGGGGGTCCTCAAGGCCGCCTTCGCCGTCAGCTCGGACCCCGTCCGCACGCTCCTCCACTCCTTCCAG GCGTGCGGCAGTACGTTGCAAGACCTGGCAGCTGCTCTGACATCCGTCGGCTCGCGCAGAGCACTGAGCGTCCTGGAGGAGGCGCTGCGTTGCCGGGAAGAGCAGACAGCGGCAGGTGAGCAAAAAGccgaatgcattttattttatttttttcacgtcTCCGTGGCAACCACCACCCAACCCGAGTCTCCGCCTCTTTCGCGACCATCCAACGGGACTTCCTGA
- the nfkb1 gene encoding nuclear factor NF-kappa-B p105 subunit isoform X1, producing MAGDDEHFFRVSSQILDTLMMEPSWDLPQLPAAAAQINPPSSARTEDGPFLHILEQPKQRGFRFRYGCEGPSHGGLPGASSEKNKKTYPAVKICNYQGPARVVVQLVTALTPLPRLHAHSLVGKQCDKGVCVLDVTPNDDSITFPNLGIQHVTKKNVAKTLEERMCQAVRMGYNLGVAIHPDVDAPRPDARVPRQLSDVHRGAVGGAACVQAKEMDLSVVRLMFTAFLPDSDGAFTRPLQPVLSHPIYDSKAPNASNLKIVRMDRTAGCVSGGEEVYLLCDKVQKDDIQVRFFEEDDSGLTWEALGDFSPTDVHRQFAIVFKTPKYRDQNLQKPTSVLVQLKRKSDGETSEPKPFTYHPQIIDKEEVQRKRQKTLPNFQDFGGSGGLYRGGPGAAGGPGSAGGGYFHGLSTFNYGGGTGGGACPGGYMAGLEGGGVKRGSCAGDLPDDDNDDDDADPDDDSAAASCGPASPVFLYAATGDAAYLLASQLPAMAAQDDDGDTGLHLAVLHGQQAALESLTRALPPEDPILNARNRLYQTALHLAVTMQQPAAAQALLAAGADPTLGDARGDTPLHLAARRGRGHMLRLLLRHDTIRRNVNACNADGLCAIHVCVTANQLRSLRELLEGGADVEARDRGSGRTALHLAAEADNVSLAGCLLLEGNAKVDCCTFDSSTPLHMAAGRGSVKMTALLMAAGADPRKENLEPLFYKDEDDNDDDDEGYVPGTSPINVAASEQVLELLNGRQYRPKWPDVALPPPHAHLLEGRSVFLCAAVGPERLSASLMTALHAAVAADDRWEQLSDALGLGVLKAAFAVSSDPVRTLLHSFQACGSTLQDLAAALTSVGSRRALSVLEEALRCREEQTAAGEQKAECILFYFFHVSVATTTQPESPPLSRPSNGTS from the exons agGATGGCCCCTTCCTGCACATCCTGGAGCAGCCGAAACAG CGAGGCTTCCGCTTCCGTTACGGCTGCGAGGGTCCTTCTCACGGCGGCCTGCCGGGAGCCTCCAGCgagaagaacaagaagacgTATCCCGCCGTCAAG ATATGCAACTACCAGGGTCCGGCCCGCGTGGTGGTTCAGCTGGTGACGGCGCTGACGCCGCTGCCTCGGCTGCACGCACACAGTCTGGTGGGCAAGCAGTGCGACAAAGGCGTCTGCGTCCTCGACGTCACCCCTAACGACGACAGCATCac TTTCCCCAACTTGGGCATCCAACACGTGACCAAAAAGAACGTGGCCAAGACGTTGGAGGAGCGCATGTGCCAGGCCGTGCGCATGGGATACAACTTGGGGGTCGCCATCCACCCGGACGTCGACGCCCCTCGTCCCGATGCCCGCGTGCCCCGACAGCTCTCCG ATGTGCATCGCGGCGCCGTTGGCGGGGCGGCGTGCGTGCAGGCCAAAGAGATGGACCTGAGCGTGGTGCGCCTCATGTTCACCGCCTTCCTCCCCGATAGCGACGGCGCCTTCACCAGGCCGCTCCAACCCGTCCTCTCGCACCCCATCTACGACAGCA AGGCTCCGAACGCATCCAACCTAAAGATCGTGCGCATGGACCGCACGGCGGGCTGTGTCAGTGGCGGAGAGGAAGTCTACCTGCTGTGTGACAAAGTCCAGAAAG ACGACATCCAGGTGCGCTTCTTCGAGGAAGACGACTCAGGTCTGACCTGGGAAGCGCTGGGAGATTTCTCGCCCACCGACGTCCACCGACAG TTTGCCATCGTGTTCAAGACGCCCAAGTACCGCGACCAGAATCTGCAGAAGCCCACATCGGTCCTGGTGCAGCTCAAGAGGAAGTCAGACGGTGAGACCAGCGAGCCCAAACCCTTCACGTACCACCCGCAGATCATCG ACAAAGAGGAGGTGCAGAGGAAGCGTCAGAAGACGTTGCCCAACTTCCAGGACttcggcggcagcggcggtctGTACCGAGGCGGTCCGGGAGCGGCGGGAGGACCCGGTTCCGCCggaggag GTTACTTCCACGGTTTGTCCACCTTCAACTACGGGGGAGGAACCGGAGGCGGAGCTTGTCCCGGCGGCTACATGGCGGGCCTTGAAGGAGGCGGAGTCAAACGTG GAAGTTGTGCTGGCGACTTGCCAGACGAcgacaacgacgacgacgacgcagATCCCGACGACGACTCGGCGGCGGCAAGCTGCGGGCCCGCCTCGCCCGTTTTCCTGTACGCCGCCACGGGCGACGCGGCGTACCTGCTGGCCTCGCAGCTCCCCGCGATGGCGGCGCAGGACGACGACGGAGACAC GGGACTCCACCTGGCCGTCCTCCACGGCCAGCAAGCGGCGCTGGAGAGTCTGACGCGGGCGCTGCCGCCGGAGGACCCGATTCTCAACGCCAGGAATCGACTCTATCAG ACGGCCCTGCACCTGGCGGTGACGATGCAGCAGCCGGCGGCGGCGCAGGCGCTGCTGGCAGCGGGCGCCGACCCCACGCTGGGCGACGCGCGCGGCGACACGCCGCTGCACTTGGcggcgcgccgggggcggggccaCATGCTGCGCCTGCTCTTGCGCCACGACACCATCAGACGCAACGTCAACGCCTGCAACGCCGACG GCCTGTGCGCCATCCACGTCTGTGTGACGGCCAATCAGCTGCGGTCCCTGCGGGAGCTGCTGGAGGGCGGGGCCGACGTGGAGGCTCGGGATCGGGGCAGCGGGAGGACGGCCCTCCACCTCGCCGCTGAGGCCGACAACGTGTCGCTCGCCGGCTGCCTGCTGCTGGAG GGCAATGCCAAGGTGGACTGCTGCACCTTCGACAGCTCCACCCCGCTACACATGGCCGCCGGGCGGGGCTCCGTCAAGATGACGGCGCTGCTCATGGCGGCAG GTGCAGATCCTCGCAAGGAGAACCTGGAGCCGCTCTTCTACAAGGATGAAGATGAtaatgatgacgacgacgagggCTACGTTCCCGGGACCAGCCCCATCAACGTGGCCGCGTCCGAGCAG GTGTTGGAGCTTCTCAACGGCCGCCAGTACCGACCCAAATGGCCCGACGTGGCTCTCCCGCCGCCTCATGCTCACCTCCTGGAGGGACGTTCA gtttttttgtgcgcgGCAGTCGGACCGGAGCGTCTGAGCGCCTCGCTGATGACGGCGCTGCACGCCGCCGTGGCCGCCGACGACCGCTGGGAGCAGTTGTCGGATGCACTGGGCCTGGGGGTCCTCAAGGCCGCCTTCGCCGTCAGCTCGGACCCCGTCCGCACGCTCCTCCACTCCTTCCAG GCGTGCGGCAGTACGTTGCAAGACCTGGCAGCTGCTCTGACATCCGTCGGCTCGCGCAGAGCACTGAGCGTCCTGGAGGAGGCGCTGCGTTGCCGGGAAGAGCAGACAGCGGCAGGTGAGCAAAAAGccgaatgcattttattttatttttttcacgtcTCCGTGGCAACCACCACCCAACCCGAGTCTCCGCCTCTTTCGCGACCATCCAACGGGACTTCCTGA